TTCGTCCCGTATCTCACCGTCCCCGGCGCGGAGAACGCCCTCGCCCTGACGTCCGCCTCGAAGGCGTGGAACCTTTCCGGGCTGAAGGCGGCGTTGGCCATTGCCGGCCCGGAGGCGGCCGCTGACCTCCGCCGGATGCCGGAGGAGGTCAGCCACGGCCCAAGCCATCTGGGTGTCATCGCGCACGCGGAAGCATTCCGCAGCGGCGGCGACTGGCTCGACACGCTGCTGCACGGTCTGGACGTGAACCGAACGTTGCTGCGAAATCTGGTCGACGAACACCTTCCGGGAGTGAAATGCCAACGGCCGCAGGGCACTTACCTGGCATGGCTCGATTGTCGGGGGCTCGGCTTTGACGACGAGGTCACCGATGGGCTTGCGGCGGTGGCCGATTTGTCCGGGCCGGCCCGCTGGTTTCTTGACCACGCGCGCGTCGCGCTCAGTTCTGGCCACGTCTTCGGAGCCGGCGGAACCGGGCATGTGCGGTTGAACTTCGCCACCTCGCAAGCCATCCTCGCCGAGGCCATGTGGCGAATGGGCGCCGCCCTGAAGGGCCGGTAGCGGAAATATGTTCGGAAAGACCCGTTTTCACCTAGGCGGACGTTCCCTCGGTGCCGCGGTTCAGGCCGCGGAAGCCTTCAGCGGTTTCTTGATGCCCAGCAGGAATGGCAGCGTGCTCAACTCGAACTTCGCCATCTTCCCCAGCCGGCCGAAGAAGCTGCGCTCGGGGGCGCCGGTGCCACGTCCGACGTGGCGAGGTCGATGTAATGTGTCGACGTTTCGCCGATGCCTTCGAAGTTGTGGCCTGTCGTGCTCTGCCTCAATGAAATCTGCACTGGACGAATTCGCGCCGGGGAGAGAGGCTTGCAGGGGTGCCGACCCACCGGAGGAGCCGAATATGGATGTGCTGCGAACCCCAGACTCCCGATTCGAAAATCTGGAGGGCTATCCGTTCGTAGCGAACTACCTCGACGTGGCCGCGGGCGACACCCCGCCGCTGCGCATGCACTTCCTCGACGAGGGTCCGGCCGATGGCCCGCCGATCGTGCTGCTGCACGGCGAGCCCACATGGAGCTACCTGTACCGCACGATGATTCCGCCGCTGGCGGACGCGGGCAACCGGGTGCTTGCGCCCGACCTGATCGGGTTCGGCCGCTCCGACAAGCCCAGCCGGATCGAGGATTACACCTACCTCCGGCACGTCGAGTGGGTGACGTCGTGGTTTGAGCGCCTCAACCTGAAGGACGTCACGCTGTTCGCGCAGGACTGGGGATCGCTCATCGGTCTGCGCATCGCCGCCGAGCGGGGTGACCGGATCGCGCGACTGGTGGTGGCGAACGGTTTCCTTCCCACAGCGGAGCGACCTACGTCCCCTGCCTTCTTCGTGTGGCGGGCCTTTGCGCGCTATTCCCCCGTCTTGCCGGCCGGCCGCATAGTCTCCGCCGGCACCGTCCGCAGAGTTTCCCCTAAGGTGCGGGCCGGTTACGACGCGCCCTTCCCGGACAAGACGTATCAGGCCGGGGCCCGCGCGTTCCCCAATTTGGTGCCAACAGCACCGAATGATCCGGCGATTCCGGCCAATCGGGCGGCCTGGGACGGGCTGGGCCGCTGGGAAAAGCCCTTCCTGGCGATCTTCGGAGCACGCGATCCCATTCTCGGGCGAGCGGACCGTCCTCTGATCAAGCACATCCCCGGCGCGGCCGGCCAGCCGCACGCGCGCATCAACGCCAGCCACTTCATCCAAGAAGACGCCGGACCCGAGCTGGCCGATCGTTTGTTGTCCTGGCAGCAGGCCCTACGCTAAGGCCACCTCACCGCGTGTTGACCAGTCGCGTGATGCCGCGCAGCACGGCCCTGCTGGCCGCGTGACGGACCCGATCGAGCGCCGAGCCGGCCTCCGGCGGCGACGCCGCTCCGAGGCGCGGGAACAGTGCGAGCGCATTGGTGCGCTCGATCGCCGCACGAGCGTCGGGGCCGAGTCCGGGGTAGGTTTCCAGGCCGGCGGCGAACAACTTGCCGGCCGCGAGGGGTGCGAAGGGCCAGTCGGAGCCGAAGGTGACGTGTCCGGGCTTGGCGAAGGCAAGCAGGCTCGGCAGCGCCGCGGCGCTGGAGGACAAGGCGGTGTCGAAGTAGAAGCCCGCGAAGTCATCCAGGCTGTCCGCCAGGCTGCGCCCGGTGTCGCCCATGATGGCGACCGCCATCCGGTGCGAGGCGTAGGGCACGAATCCGCCCGCGTGGCTGAGGATGAACTTGATGTTCGGATACTTGTGACAGAGGCCGTTTCGGACGAGAAGATACGCCGCGCGGGTGGTATCGAGCAGGAAGTCGGCGGCGAACGGTGCCACGCCGTCTACCGCGGGGCCCGGCAGGTCGGCGGGATGGATGAACACCACCGCCGAACGTGCGTCCAGCGCGGCGAACAGGTCGTCCTGCCCGTCCTGGCCAAGGTAGGTCCCCGCGCTGTTGGCCAGCACCACAATCCCGTCCGCGTGTAGTTCGTCGAGTGACCTGGCGACCTCGCCGACGGACTCGCGCAGATGGGGCATGGGGATGGTGGCAAAGAATCCGAACCGATCGGGTTGAGCCGCAACGAGTTCGGCGAGATAGTCGTTGATGTCCCGCGCAAGCGAGGTGGCATCGGCGGCGCTCGGCACAAACGCGGTGCCCGGCGTGGACACCGAGAGTATCGCGGTAGCGACGTTCAGTTCGCCCATGGTCTGCAACGACCCATCCGGGCTCCACTCCGGCACGCCGCGATTGCGCGCCTCATCGATCCCGGCCTTCAGCAATGCGTCCCGGTAGAAGGATGGGATGACATGGTGGTGGGTGTCGATCCGCAACATCGTTGGGCCGCTCCTTTTTGGGGTCCTTTTGGGGGCTTTGGACCATCAGTAGTCTGGAATACCCCCACCCGCAAGCGCCGGAACTATGTCCTCGCGGTGCTGGTCCACGGCTGCCAGTACCCGCCCGGCGGGCTGTCCAGCCGCGCGGTGTCATCGCGCAGGCCAGGATCCGGATCGCGCGATGCGTAACGCTGGATCGTACTGCGCCGCTTGAAGTTTCGGTTTTATACCCCACCGCCGCCTTCTCGCCAGTTAGAAGGCTGATTCGCCCATGT
The nucleotide sequence above comes from Mycobacterium malmoense. Encoded proteins:
- a CDS encoding amidohydrolase family protein — its product is MLRIDTHHHVIPSFYRDALLKAGIDEARNRGVPEWSPDGSLQTMGELNVATAILSVSTPGTAFVPSAADATSLARDINDYLAELVAAQPDRFGFFATIPMPHLRESVGEVARSLDELHADGIVVLANSAGTYLGQDGQDDLFAALDARSAVVFIHPADLPGPAVDGVAPFAADFLLDTTRAAYLLVRNGLCHKYPNIKFILSHAGGFVPYASHRMAVAIMGDTGRSLADSLDDFAGFYFDTALSSSAAALPSLLAFAKPGHVTFGSDWPFAPLAAGKLFAAGLETYPGLGPDARAAIERTNALALFPRLGAASPPEAGSALDRVRHAASRAVLRGITRLVNTR
- a CDS encoding haloalkane dehalogenase, translated to MDVLRTPDSRFENLEGYPFVANYLDVAAGDTPPLRMHFLDEGPADGPPIVLLHGEPTWSYLYRTMIPPLADAGNRVLAPDLIGFGRSDKPSRIEDYTYLRHVEWVTSWFERLNLKDVTLFAQDWGSLIGLRIAAERGDRIARLVVANGFLPTAERPTSPAFFVWRAFARYSPVLPAGRIVSAGTVRRVSPKVRAGYDAPFPDKTYQAGARAFPNLVPTAPNDPAIPANRAAWDGLGRWEKPFLAIFGARDPILGRADRPLIKHIPGAAGQPHARINASHFIQEDAGPELADRLLSWQQALR